Part of the Nostoc sp. ATCC 53789 genome is shown below.
AGAAAAAAGGGCGTGGACGTAGTAGCAAAGCTTCCCAGTTTAATGATTCTCCAGAACTGCGCCACGCATTAGAAGAAGCGATGACCAAACGTGGTGTACGTGCGGTTATCCTTGATGAAGCGCAACATTTAATGAAGATTGGGACTGGAAGTAATGCTGGCAAGCTTTTAGACCAGTTGGATTGGATTAAATCCATGACGAATGTTACGGGTGTTTTACACATCCTGATTGGTACTTACGAACTGTTAAATTTCCGCAATTTAAGTGGTCAAGCATCTCGGCGCGGTCTAGATATCCACTTTCCGCGCTATTTGTACCAAAATGAACAAGACCGTTTGGATTTTCAAGCCGCTTTATTGGCTCTTTTGAAGCAAGTACCTCTTGATATTAATATTCCCGAATTAATGCAGCATTGGCTTTACTTCTATGAACATTCTATTGGCTGTCTTGGAGTACTAAAAGACTGGCTCATCCGAACTGTGGCGGCGGCATTAGATGATGGAAATCAAGCTTTAACTTTAAAACAATTACACGAACATACCCTAACGCTAGCGCAGTGCGAACGTATGGCAATAGAAGCAACTGAGGGCGAAGAAAAACTTAGCTATATGGAGAGCCGTCGCGAACACTTATGGCATTTGCTACAAATAGGAATGGGTTCAACGGATGTACCGACTAATGCAGTCCCTCCTGAAACTCCGTTGGTCGGTAGTGAAATCACTTCATCGCAAACAGAGTCACCACCTAAAACAAAGCGGACTCGGAAAAAGCCAAACGTACCTGCACCACAAGAATTCACGACCACAACAGCAAACGAGATCCCTGTAGAGCCAGCCCCAAAAAAGAAGCAGACTCGCAAAAAAACTACATCTACTCAAACACTTGAAATTACTGATACACCACTTAGTAATTCCAGTGCTGACCTTCAGATGATAACCCAGGAGACGCAACAGCAAACAGATAAGAGCCGCGAGAAAAAGTCAGGCACACGGGTTGGGCAACGCAAACCCAAGCGAGACACTGTTGGGCATGAATCGCAGTCAACGACATAAGAATGATAATCATTGGGTGGGGGAAGAAGCTGCCGTCGGCAGCTTCTTCCCATTCTCTTTATTAATGAGACAAGGGTGAGCCTTGCTCACCCTTGTCTCCCCCTAACTATACGATTATCATTCTTACAACTCATGTCTCAAGTATGAAGTATATCTTGTCCTAAGTGCTTCTGAAGTATTTCGTGACCGTTTGGCTAAATTATCGTTCAAATCACATGTTCTTTGGGCTTGTGTTGACTGACGCAAAGCTATGACATCGCTTAGTTCAATTTCACCTTCTATTCCACGTACAAGAATCCGGTCATATCGATTACGTCGTACCGGGATATTGATTATCCACTCAAAATATAAATCTTCCCATAATTCATATTTCTCAAAGCGGTAGCCCAATGTCTCAAACCAACCCCGCATCTGTTGGGCGAGGGCGATCGCTCGACATTTGTTTTCGTTTAAAGTTTGAGTACCTGGTAATGCAAGATAACTTTGTGCCGCTAGTCGTGCTATTTCTGTACGAACACCTTCGAGTGTCGGCAGCCTATCAAGCTGTTCTTGAATAGTTGCAATACTTTGATGCAAAGAAGTGATCTCCTGATTCATCAGTACATCAGCAGGTGCGCGACTGCGTTTGGCCACTTCCGAAAAAACAATGTAAAACGCAGCAATTTCGCGTCTGATGTCAATTTTCAAGCTTTTGATTTCGTCCCCCAAAGCATAAGCATCAACAAAAGCATCGACTTCAGACAGGAGAATAGAAGGGTTATTATGGTCAAAAGCTTTGCGAAAAGCTTGCTTTATCTGTTCATGTCGGAAAAGTTCAAGTAATGGCTTGGGTTGGCCAACACCGTATTCTACTAAAGCGTAGGCGTAAACTCCGCTGAAATAATTTGGAGGATGTTCAGGGTCAAGGTTAAATTTTTTTAATAATTGAATTACAGTCTCATTGCGTTGAAGCTTTTCCTTAAGAATAGAGCTTGCAGTACCAGTAATTGCCTCAATTAGCTTGTTAAAAGGAGTCGGTAACACTGACTTTTTGTGTAAAAGTATGTATACGAGCTGATAATTATCCTTATATTAGCGCCAGATTTATAAAAATGAAGGAAATAGGGGTAAAATCCAGAAATTAGCTGCTATTTGGACGGGAATAACTGTATTAATAAGGTGATCCCAACAATGCAAACGCACTGTTGGGATCACCGTGCCGAAACAGCAAAATTTTACGTGATTGACTGTAATCTTTGTACAGCAATAGTTTCAGCAATGTATATCCGGGGTGATATGTCATCAAATAGAGACGTTACTTGAAGTCTGCTTTAGGAAACGTAGTTATCAATGCTTTTCACTTTCAAGCTGAAAGCCAGTTTTAGAGCGCACTTTTAAAGCCGCGACAGCGCAACAACGATGCTCAACATTGGCTCTCAAAAGGCTTTCTTAGTCCGGCTTTCATGTCCAAAGTAAGAAATTGCAACACTTACATTGCTTAAACATGTTGGTTAAGCAACGTTTCTCTGACCATGCTTTTTAATCCCAGTCAGTTTGTGCTGACTGCGATCGCACCATGTTCTTAAATTTTGTTAAGTGTGCATCAAACAGTAGTTGGATTGTGCCTGTGGCCCCATCGCGGTTTTTAGCAAGGATAATCTCTGCAATTCCTTTCTCTTGCGTATTAGAGTCGTAATATTCATCACGATACAACATGATTACTTTGTCCGCGTCCTGCTCAATCCCGCCACTGTCACGTAAATCGGAGAGCATGGGGCGTTTGTTATTACGGTTTTCTACTGCCCTTGATAGTTGCGATAAACACATAACAGGGGTCTGTAACTTCATCGCTAAACGCTTGAGTCCGCGTGTGAGCTTTTCTATTTCATGATTTCTGTTGCCCCCGCCATTACCATCCATCAATTGCAGATAATCGACAACGATCAACCCCAAATCACGGCGCTCTTGTGCCATGATTTTACGACATTCAGATTCTATATAGCTCAGTGACGGGTCTGGACGGTCATCGAGGTAAACAGGTAGCTCTGATAGTGTGCCGATGCCCTGTGATAGTGGCTCCCATTGTTTGTTAGAGATGCGCCCTGTTTTCAAGTAGCCGCTTTCTATGCCAGCCTCACCAGAAAGCGCACGCATGGCAATCTGTAGCTTTGACATTTCCAGACTGAACACGACAACCGGAAACTGATAAGCTTGGGCTAGATGAAAAGCTATCTGAGCCGCAAACGCTGATTTCCCCATCGCCGGACGACCCGCAACGATAACTAAATCATTGCGGTTAAACCCGCAAGTCATTGCATCAAGATCATAAAAGCCCGTGGGAATCCCAGGTAAAACCTTACCCTGGCTGCGGTCTTCAATATCCTGAAACAGATTAATCACCACTTCGGAAATGTGGCTGGCCCCCGCAGTATCAGAGGAACGCTGCAACTCATAGATAAAGTCCTGTAATTGTGAGAAGGCTTCCTCTAAGGGGGTTTCTTCATTGGATTTGTGCTGCAACTCGATTGCAAGGCTTCCTAGTCTACCTAGTTCCCGACGCTTCCATTTTTCCATAACTAGACCTGCCAGCGCATCAATGTTAACTGCTGATACTGTCTTGTCAACCAGCGATGCTAACTTGTTTCGACCGCCGATAATTTCTAACAAACTATTATCAGCTAAATAATTCGTGATCATCAACAAGTCTGTGGGCAATTCTTGAGCATTAAGTCGAAGGGCTGCGTTGTATATACGACCATGAGCGCTGATATAGAAGTGGTGCGGCTTCAAAATGTCGCGGACACGTTCTATAGCTACTGGGTCAAGCAAGATGCCCCCAAGTATCGCCTCTTCAGATTCAATGCTCTGTGGTGGTAGCTTATTGGCTGTGGTGGCAAAAGGAATTACGTTGTCGTCACTGGCGTACATATTAATCTCTGATTTCGATTAGGTCTAAATTTTTACAGTCAGATACCCAAAACCCTGAAGATAAGGGGCTTGGTCAATTAGGAATATCTACAAATCTTTCAGGAAACTTGGCGCTTGCCCATTCGTACCATTTAGCAGATACTTTATGCTTGCAAAACTTAGATAGTCCCTCTGACTGGAGCATACTGTAGTAGTGATCGTGCATCCGCGCATCCCATCTGGGAAAATCATACTTCTTGCGCTGTTTCTCTACTTCTACGGGGTCATCAGCAAAGTTGTTAATTTTGCGCTCTAATTTCCTGCAACCTGCTTTCCATTGCTCAAATAAGCAAAATATCTCTGTACTACCTTCATCTTTTTTAGAAAGCACTGTAGTCACGTATGGGGCAACGTTGTTAATGTCTTTACCTTGCGATCGCTGATAGGTCAGATAGTAAAGCAGGAAATCCACTTCTTTAACTGGGTCATCACTGAAACCCAAAATTTGAGAATGATTCTCACGCGCCGCGCCGGAATTTAGATCCTCATGAGTGGATTTCTTGTTAGTTGCAGAGACTTTCTCTTTATTAACAGCGTAGTGATTATCTGGAAGTGCTTTTTCTTGGTCAATTTCTTTGTTCTTCTTTTCCTCTTTTTTTCTCCCTCCATCGCTCTTAGAGGGATTGACTTTATTAGAGGTATTTAAGAGGGAATTACTTTCTAGCTCTGTCAGACCTACCCCCCTAGCTCTGTCAGACCTACCCCCTAGCTCTGTCAGACCTACCCCCCCGTTCTGAGAGACCTGGGTAAGGGTAGGTCTGTGTGAGCTATCCGTACAAAACTCTTTAATAATCGGTATAGGGTTTGACCAATTGCGTCTAGGCGCAACACGATAAATGCAAGTTGTACCGGGGCGAGACTCTTTGATAATCAAGCCATGTGTCGTTAAAGTCTTTAGCGATCGCTTGACCTGCGCTTCCGACATCCGACAACCTGCCGCCATGTTTTTATTGCTTTCAAAGGCTTCTCCCTTGCCAGCACGTCTTACGATTCGGCTATATATACGAAATGAATATGGATCAAGCCCAAAATCGTCTAATTCTTTGTGGACAAAAATAAAATTAAAATCATCTCTGTCGTCATGTGCTACATAGCCATGCGCTTGTTCTACATTTCGAGAGTTCATCATGTTACATTCCGAAGTATTTGTAATATTTCGGATAACTCCCTTGCAACGCGAACGCAGAACTGCTTATCATAGAGTCAGCGATCGCGGTTCCGAAAAGTCCTACCACAGACAATTTCGTTTCGGAGTTACCGCTTGTGTACAGCCAAATAATCAAGAAACCCGCTTAGATTCCCGTCCGAGCGGGTTTCTTGATTGGAACACGGGGCAAACATTTGGCTAACTGTCTGCCCTTTGGCTCTCTCATATCCTTGCCCTGTGGCTCTTGGATATTACACCCAGTTTCACGCCTTACTGGGACGGCGTTTTTGCCTATCCAGGCTCCATTGCTCTCCCGCTTCAGTCTCCACATCCGCAAGTTCGCATAATCAACCCCGTAAGCGGGGCAACTGTATATATATATTGTTTTAAGCGCTCGTCTATATCGTTTAGCCGCTCTGTTATGTCCTGTGGCTGGTCGGTGTTGATCATTTATCCTCCTTGTCTTCTTTAATTTCTTCTGGTGGAACCCAGTAAATTAACTCGCTGGGCTGGACACGGTAAAAATCGCAGATTTTGTTTAAAGCTGTAACTTGTGGTATCCAATCAGGATTATCGTATAAGTTGTAAGCGGTACTGGGTGCTATGCCCGTATCTTTTTGAAAGCGATAGCGAGTAATCCCCAAACCGTCTACAAATTTCTTGACTTGGTTCCTTATAGGCATTCAGTAACAATAAACGGTTATCAATACAACCATTTATCATTGCTAATTTCCAACCGTTAGTAAATGCCAATCGATTTATATTAATGAGCGATTGACATTAATGAGCGGTTGTAGTTAATATCATAGTGTCCGGGTTATCGATACGTCAATAGCCCGGACACAGTTATCTAGCTATAAACACAGATTATCTGTATTACGTCCGCTCTATATCTGCGGTCGTGGTAATTGTGCGTGGGAGCATCACAAGCGAGGATTCATGCATATCAATTTACGCAACTTAGAAGCAATCAACGAACTACCCCTTCAGAGAACAATGCTTAATCAAAATCAATTACGAAGGCTAGAAGCAATAGATCGCTGGCTCAGAGAAATCCGAGATTCTGAGGAATTCAGCCAACTGGAATATTCCCCAGATGTGATGCTAGGCGATGCAATCCAAGCAGTAGGTGAACTACTTGACGAACATGAACCCTGTGATTACAAGCCCTTGAATTTTACTGATCCAGAGTGGCATTCATATCTAGAACAAAAGCCAGTAATGCACATTCGCCGTGTGAAGAATTGGCGTAAAAAGATTAACTCATTCATACTCGGTGCAGCGTCATCAGTAGCAATTGTGAGCTTGGTAACTACTAGTTTTATGGTAGTTGGTTCTATCTTTTGTCACGGGTTTGACCGGATTGAGGAGAGTAGAGGCGAGGAATATCAACCCACATGGATCTACAACGCCAAAATTTTTGAAGGAAGCGCCATTGCATCTATCGCGGTCTTCCTGGGTGCAAGCTTAACGGGCGCGTGTGTCGCGGGAGATAAAAATGATGATTGATAAAGAGCTTGTAGGATGCGTAACCCTCCTAAGCAAATCCAAAACCTACAGTATCGATGGCACTCTCTATCGCTATCTCTATAGCAATGACAGTATCAGACACACACAATATTATTTCCGTCCTTTACCGCGTCAGTCTAAGAGCGCTGACTTAAAGCTCAATCGGGACAAAGTGCTAAGGCGCTGCTACGAAGTGCCGAGCTTATATAAACAGCACACAGCAGAGATAAATCACAACTCAATACAGCTGAGTTTGTTCTAAACCTTGGTAACATCTACCACCGCGCAAAACGTTCAAAAGCAAAGTTACAAGCGCGTCAACTAGTCCAAAAGGGGCGCTTTTACGGGGGTAAAAGGAATTTTGTCAATATATCAGAAACTCTGGCAAGCCCTGTTATTGCGTGATTATAGCCGACGAAAAACCATACTTTGAAATTTTTCAGAGTTATTTTTCAGAGTTATTGATAGGTTTCAGCTAGCGGGTCGTATCAAATACCCCTTTTCAGCTAATTACATACATCAAATACCTTGGACGCATTCGGAATACGCATCGATTTTATACACACCTAAGTAATAGTTAGGGGGTAAAGTGGCAACGAAACAGTATATCGCTAAGTATCATCAGCTAAAACAAATTTACGAGCGTGAGTTAGGAAAAGAGATTGCTGATATCACTTGGTATCGAGTGGTAGCTACTTTGAAACAGCATTTTAATTTCAACGTGCTGGGTAGCGACGCTCAAAAGATAGTTGAGACATTCGCCGGATTTAAACGGCGCTACGGCAGCTTTACAGGTCGGGGTGAGGGGTTTAGTGAACGCTGGCAAGCATTCAGACATTTCTATGAAATGGATGCTCAATATCAGGGTGGAGAGTTCTTAAAACTTCTTGCAGAGCATCTAAAAATCAATCTTGACGACGTACCGCGTAGCACTCCTTACTACTGGTTTGAACGTGCTGAACTATCTTTCAGCGCTGAAAACATTTACCACTGCAAAGATTTAGCGCTTGTTGCGTTTGTTGCTGCTAAATGGGCAATTAACAAGCGTTCGCAACCGATGAAATCCACAAACACAAAAGTTTTAACACTAGTCAAATAAGGAGCAATCATCATGTCTGACAAATTTACTAATAACGTCCGCGCTCGTTTGTACAAACAGGGTTATCAAGGATTTACCAAGGACGATTACACAACAGCAGCCCTTGCTGTCGAGTGCGATGACCTTGACAACCCCACCAAAGACCAATTGAGCCAAGCCGTTGACTATCTCAAAGTTAAATCGACAAGCCAATTATCTGTAGTTGATGAACCCGTTGAAGAAACGTTTCTAGTAGGGGAAGATGCACAGTCTGAAGTTGAATCTAATCAGCTTACAGTTGCCGAATCAGAGAATCAGATTGTCTTGAGCGAACAAGAAAAGCAAGCCCTCGTTGCAGACATTGCACAAGGCGCAGGAATTGAACTAAAAGCGGCGGATGTGAAACAGATTACAGTGTCCATCGCTTCCACCTTTGCATCTAGAAAGGAGTTGAACGAGGCGATTTTTAACGCGCTCGTCCACTTTGCAAGGGAATTCAAGAATCAAGAAGTATCCAAAATCCGACGCAAAGCCGACGAAATCAGGCAGACACTGGCAGAGATGGATGATGTGGCAGGCAGTGAACTGACCCAGATCAAGCAAGCGATGGAGGCCACCGCCTTAGATTACAAAAGCCAGTTTGCAGACCTCGCGTTATCTTTCGCCGGAATCATCGACTAAGCCCGGAGGCAAGCTCACTTACAAACATTTGTTGATTGGGCTTGTGGGGATACCGTTACTAATTGCACTCGCGGCTCCCCTGTCTCAATGGTTTATGACGGAATGTTGCACATACAGGAGTCAAAAACGTGAAGCATATCAAGAATATCGTTGGTAAGCACGGCAGAAAGCTGAAAGCAAGGGCTGAGAAATTAGGCGTTGCAGACAGCTTAATCATGGGCTGCATCAATGGTGACGATGCCGCACTGACCAAAGTAGGGGAAATGGGCAACGAGGGTGAGCGCATCTTAACCATCATGCCCTACATCACAGATAATCTATCAGCGTTCATCAAAGGCACTGAGGAGTACAACAAAGGGCTAGCAGAGATTTACAAGCAAGCTGGCGCGTCTGGTATTGCCATTGATAAAGCATCTGCTGATTTAACGATCGCAAATTTAAAGTATGGTCATGAGCGTTCAGAAATCGGATTGAAACTGGCCAGCGACCGCACATTAGAGAATCAGCGCTACAGAGAAAGCATCGACCTAGTTAAGCTCAAGGCTTACATCGATTATCACATGAGCAAAGTTGACCATCTGGCGGCTGCTAAATCGCAGTTAGCCCGACCCGTAAAGGCACAGCTAGACGCTGACAGGACTTATGAAACGGAAAAAGCAAAACACCTATTGACTTATGGCGAAGGCTCAGACCTTGATTTAGTACCTCGTAAGTCATTCACAACTAACAAGTTAGTCCAAGCGTTCCGTACTGCTGTTTCTACGATTTTCGAGTAATTCGCATCTAAAAATCCCCTACTAAGTAAGCGCTCAGTAGGGGAAATCAAAGTTAGTGATGAGAACAATGTTAGATGAACTTGACACCGAATTGCAAGACGGGGACACCAAACAATCACCTGACTATCAAGACTTTCCTGATACTGCATTTACCCAGGATGAACAAGAAGCTATTAAAAGATTTAAAGCGAAGGAAATTGAAAAGCTTAACCGTAGTCGCGCTGTCTTGAAAGGAATTGAATCTTGCGGCTGGGGTGTTACTTCCTATTGCTTGGCTAAGTATTTAGTAATAGCTACAGGCTCGGCGGGGCTAATGCCTGCGGTCGCTATTGTGTTGGGAATTAATCAAATAGTTAATCGTGATTTGTTGGAGTTCACCGTAAACAAGTCTCCTGAAGGATGGGTTTTTACGGACATGGACAAGGCGATAAAATTTCTCTTTCAAACAATATTCGGATGTTTCATTTTGTGGACTGCTATCGGCGATTTTTACACCACAATGCAGAACTCACACAAGACTTACGACAACATCAAAGCGACTGTAGAAGACTTTAACCGTCTGCCAGAATCAGACAAAACTATTGTGTTTGTGGTGGGTGCAGTGGTGGCAGGCGGTGTTGTTTACGGCATCCACAAATCCAAGTCATGAAGGCTCAACCCCTACTGAAAATTGGCGCTGTCACAGCTTTACTTCTAGGGCTAGCAAGCGCTTATTACTATGGGCAGACACCGCACCCTTATCAGTTTACTGAAGTGCGATTTTGTCCTACTACCGCCAATAAACGGACAATGAAGTACTTTGGCAAACCCACACAATCACAATCGGCACTTGATAACAAATACTGTCGTTTCAAGTACAGATTGCTAACAGAAGTATGGAAGTCACGACAGTTTAATGATGTTGTGTCTCTCCCTGACGGTGCTTTCATTACGTCAGATTTGGCTCCATCGGAGAATCCTAGTTTATGGTTATTAGTCGCGCCTGTTTTTGTCTGGATGGGTTATTACTGCTGGGCTGCCAAAGATGAGATTGATAACGAGTCAAGTTTTCAACGTCTGGAATATTTTAAGACAGCTATTAAGCGCCAAGGTTTAATTACTAGGACTGAGCGCGATTTGCAATCACATGAATCAGGACGGATTTCAGACAAGCATAAGAAGGACATCGACAGACGCGCTGATAATTTGTTAGTCAAAGAACGCTATATCTCTCTTGAGGAATTGCAAGAACAGTATCAGCGTCAGTCAGAGCTTGAGGATTTACAGTTTAGCAACACTAAAAAACAGTTCGCTGTCGCTGACTCCGTAGCTGACAAATCTATTGCTGAAAATAGAAGAGATAAGCGCAAAGCGGACGCAGAAAACATCAATCCCAGTAGTGAAAAATCTCAGGCTCCACAAGGGACAAGCGCCCAAGAATTAGTTCAACTATTGAAAAATCATGAGGGCGGCTGGCTATGGGATGTCATTGAATCAACAAAACCCGTTTGGGTGCTAGGGGGTCAAGGTAGTGGTAAAAGCAGTTTTGCGGCATCAATTGTTATGTGTAGAAAGGCGATTTTTGATTGGAATATTACATCAATCGTTGACGCTCATGGACATAAGAACAGAGCTAAAGCTTGGAAGTTATTGATACCTTTGGAGCCAGAATTAATCGGTGAACGCAACGATTATTTAGCTATTGGTGAGGCAATGGATGAAGCTGTTCAACGTTGGAGCGACCGCACAGAAAACGACAGACCCATTCAAACACTTTGGGATGAATTGACACAGCTTTCTCTGCAAGATGATTGTAAAGAATCAGTCAAAAAATTTGTGAGACATTCACTTACTGACGTTCGCAAGGCTGCCGAATATCTAGTTTGTATTTCTCATGCTTTTACTAATGCCGCCAGTGGCAATGCTGAGGGTTTTAATGATTTAAGGCAAAGCGAAACTATCCAAATCAAGCGCAAGTCAAAGAACGGTCGCCTACCTCTAAACCATGCTGAAATTAGTGGTCTTTATGATGACGATGGAAATCTGATTGAATCGAAGCGCGTTACAGTCCCAGACTGGTTTTATCCTGATAGCTTGCTCAGATTTATTAGCGCTTGTTAGATAAATATTTCTCGTGAGTCACAAAACCTGAAAACTTTGTCGATTAAAAATAGTGAGGGATTTACATTTATGCACCCAATAGAATTTAAGAAAAAGTGGCAACTAACTTATAACGAGCTAGCACTTGTCCTGGGTTATGAAAGTGATTTTACTGTCCGTTGCTGGGGGATAAATGGAGTCCATAAGCGCAACCCTCAAAAAGTTGCTTATGTTGCTTGTCACCTTCTAGATGAAAAATGGTCATCTGAGGGGAAACAAATAGATTCTTACCTTTGATAATTTATATCAGCGTGTCTGCTAGACACCTATTAGACACATAAATAAATAATTTGACCAAAGCTAGAGTGCGGGGTAAGTCAAAGATTTATTGATGGTTATGCACAAGTTTTCTATTTTTTCTGATACCCCGTTATAAGTCAAATGTCCGCCAGACACTCCTAATTAATTACTTGAAATAGGTGAATACTATGCACCCAATAGAATTTAAGAAAAAATGGCAGTTAACTTACGACGAGCTAGCACTTGTTTTAGGTTATCAAGGTGATTATACTGTTCGTTCCTGGGGTACGAATGGAAGACACAAGCGCAATCCTCAAAATGTTGTTTATGTCGCTTGTCGCCTTCTAGATGAGAAGTGGTCAACTCAGGGGAAACTTGTGGATTATTATCTTTGACTATACTTTTTTAAACTAGGATTATTCACCCCTTCAGCAATTATTTATTAAGCGGGTGCTTGACCGGAAGAGGCAAACGAGCCACGCAGTGGCGATGTGCGTCTGAGGTCAAGCACCTGCAACTTATTTAATCCGTCAAAAAATTGGA
Proteins encoded:
- a CDS encoding helix-turn-helix transcriptional regulator yields the protein MPIRNQVKKFVDGLGITRYRFQKDTGIAPSTAYNLYDNPDWIPQVTALNKICDFYRVQPSELIYWVPPEEIKEDKEDK
- the dnaB gene encoding replicative DNA helicase; the encoded protein is MYASDDNVIPFATTANKLPPQSIESEEAILGGILLDPVAIERVRDILKPHHFYISAHGRIYNAALRLNAQELPTDLLMITNYLADNSLLEIIGGRNKLASLVDKTVSAVNIDALAGLVMEKWKRRELGRLGSLAIELQHKSNEETPLEEAFSQLQDFIYELQRSSDTAGASHISEVVINLFQDIEDRSQGKVLPGIPTGFYDLDAMTCGFNRNDLVIVAGRPAMGKSAFAAQIAFHLAQAYQFPVVVFSLEMSKLQIAMRALSGEAGIESGYLKTGRISNKQWEPLSQGIGTLSELPVYLDDRPDPSLSYIESECRKIMAQERRDLGLIVVDYLQLMDGNGGGNRNHEIEKLTRGLKRLAMKLQTPVMCLSQLSRAVENRNNKRPMLSDLRDSGGIEQDADKVIMLYRDEYYDSNTQEKGIAEIILAKNRDGATGTIQLLFDAHLTKFKNMVRSQSAQTDWD
- a CDS encoding ATP-binding protein codes for the protein MDLNRNRSDDINLLTQFKEYAVLHPQLARVDMLLMRAIREPAGFAHVLVYGPSGVGKTTMIRQIARRLNAPHSEDLAKNSSSYRNGYVPQLPLLLIETRPPDSGVFNRTDYYRTALKLLNEPFYERRSIVDIDTSEAWEKKGRGRSSKASQFNDSPELRHALEEAMTKRGVRAVILDEAQHLMKIGTGSNAGKLLDQLDWIKSMTNVTGVLHILIGTYELLNFRNLSGQASRRGLDIHFPRYLYQNEQDRLDFQAALLALLKQVPLDINIPELMQHWLYFYEHSIGCLGVLKDWLIRTVAAALDDGNQALTLKQLHEHTLTLAQCERMAIEATEGEEKLSYMESRREHLWHLLQIGMGSTDVPTNAVPPETPLVGSEITSSQTESPPKTKRTRKKPNVPAPQEFTTTTANEIPVEPAPKKKQTRKKTTSTQTLEITDTPLSNSSADLQMITQETQQQTDKSREKKSGTRVGQRKPKRDTVGHESQSTT